From Pantoea vagans:
ATCAGATCCGCTATCTCAACAGCACTAACTACTCGGTCGAAGAGATTGCCACCAAAATTCTCGACATCATGGGCCTGACGCGCCGTATGTACTGAAGGGGAATCGGATTGAAGATGTAAAGCGCCGCTGCCGTGGGTTTTGATTTCATTATCAAATCACGGGTTGAATTCGCAGACTAATGGTTTATTGTGACCACCATCACTTCCCGGTATTTCACCGCTGCGAAGAACCGTTTTCGAGAAACTCATGAACAAAACCGACGAACTGCGTACCGCACGCATTGGTAGTCTGATTACCCCCGCCAGTCTGGCGGCTGAACATCCTGTCTCCGCGGCGATTGCCGACAACGTCACCGCTGCCCGTAAACGTATCGCCCGTATATTGACGGGTGAAGATCCCCGCCTGCTGGTGGTGATCGGGCCCTGCTCGCTGCACGAGCCGAAAGCAGCCCTGGAATATGCCGCGCGTCTGAACGCGTTACGCAGCCGCTATGAAGATCGGCTGGAGATTGTGATGCGTGCCTACTTCGAGAAGCCTCGCACCGTCGTAGGCTGGAAAGGACTAATTTCCGATCCGGACCTGGATGGCAGTTACGATGTGAACCGGGGTATCGGCATCGCCCGCAAGCTGCTGATTGATATCAACGCGCTGGGCCTGCCCACCGCCACAGAATTTCTGGATATGGTGATCGGCCAGTTTATTGCTGACCTCATCAGCTGGGGCGCGATTGGCGCACGTACCACCGAAAGCCAGATCCACCGCGAAATGGCCTCAGCCCTCTCCTGCCCGGTCGGCTTTAAAAACGGCACCGATGGAAACGTGCAGATCGCGGTGGATGCGATTCGCGCCGCACGCGCCAGCCATATGTTCCTGTCGCCGGATAAACTGGGCCAGATGACTATCTACCAGACCAGTGGCAACCCGCATGGTCATGTGATCCTGCGAGGCGGTAAACAGCCTAACTATCATGCCAGCGATGTCGCCGCCGCCGCGGAAAGTCTGGCGGCCTTTAATCTGCCGCAGCAGCTGGTTATCGACTTCAGCCACGGCAACTGTCTGAAGCAGCATCGTCGTCAGATGGATGTGGCGGCAGAGGTAGCTGAGCAGATTAAATCAGGATCGCGGGCCGTTGCCGGTGTAATGATTGAAAGCTTCCTGGAAGAAGGCAATCAGAAAGTGGTAAGCGGTGAACCGCTGGTTTATGGCCAGTCGATTACCGATCCCTGCCTCGGCTGGCAGGAGAGCGAACAGGTGCTCGCCCTGCTGGCCGAGGCGGTTTCTCACCGCCTCTGAGTCTTTATTAGCTGGAGCAGCTCACCTCTAAGGTTTTGCCCCAGTCTGGCGGCCGCTGACGATACTCAGCGGCTGTCTGATCACTGAAGGGCTGCTGTAACGCCTGATGCAGACGGGCCAGCGCCCCCTGTTCTCCCCGCTCCGCCTCTTCAATCGCCTGCTGCGCCAGATAGTTGCGCAAAATCACCGCCGGATTCGCCGCCTTCATCACAGCCTGACGCTCCGCATCGCTAACCTGCTCATCCACGAGACGATTGCGGTAGCGCTGATACCAGCCATCAAACGCCTCACGATCGATGAACTCGTCGCGCAGCGGTGAGCGGCTTTCAGCCTGTTGGGTTTCACTCAGCAGCCGGAACGTCAGGGTGTAATCACTGTGCTCCTGCGTCATCAGCGCCAGCAGATCGGTCAGAATCTGATTGTCGCTGCTCTGCTGCGTCAGCAGACCCAGCTTCGCCCGCATCCTCTCACCCCAGACCCGCATCAGTTCAGGTTCATAGGCGCTCAGCGCCGTTCGCAACTGCTCAGTGGTCAGCAGACCCGACAGCGCATGCGCCAGCCGGTTAAGATTCCACATGCCAATCATCGGCTGATTTTCAAAGCTGTAGCGCCCCTGATAGTCGCTGTGATTGCAGATGAAGTCAGGCTGATAATCATCCAGAAAACCAAACGGGCCATAGTCGATGGTCAGGCCAAGAATCGACATATTGTCAGTATTCATGACGCCATGCGCGAAGCCCACGCTCTGCCATAACGCAATCAGGCGCGCGGTGCGTAACACAATGTCGGTAAACCACTGTTGATAGCGGTCCGCTTCCTCTTCCAGATGCGGCCAGTGATGACGAATGGCGTAGTCGGCCAGCTGCTGCACTTTCTCCTGCTGCTGGCTGTAAAAAAAATGCTCAAAATGACCGAAACGCAGGTGGCTCGGTGAAATGCGCATCAGCATCGCGCCACGCTCAGTAGTTTCGCGGTAGACCGGCTCATCGCCTATCGACAGGGTCAGTGCGCGCGTGGTGGGGATACCCAGATGGTGCAGCGCTTCCGAGGCGAGAAACTCACGGACGCTGGAACGGATCACGGCACGACCATCGCCCATGCGGGAATAAGGCGTCAGGCCTGCACCCTTGAGATGCCAGTCAAGTTTGCTGCCATCATCCAGACGCTGTTCACCCAGCAGGATACCGCGCCCGTCACCGAGCTGACCCGCCCAGACACCAAACTGATGGCCACTGTAGACCTGCGCCAGTGGCTGCATGCCGGGCAGCAGTGCCTCACCGTGCCAGACATCGTGACCGTGACCTTCAAAGAGCGCGCTATCGAGCCCCATTGAGGTTGCAAGCGGTGCGTTGTGATACAGCAGGCGTCCGCCTGCCAGCGGCGTGGGGTTCAGCGCGGTATAACACCCGGTCAGCTCACGGAACCAGGTGTTGTCAAAAGAGGCCTTGCCTGCGGACATTGTTTCTCCCATGCGATACTCAGCGATACGTAGGTTAGTCCTTTAGTGTAACGCTGATAGCAGGGATTAACAGGTTCTGTCAGCCGGGATGCTGAGAGGAAGGCATGCGCTCGTCGGCACAGAGCAGTGAACGCAGTGCGTCAGATTTTACCACCGGGAAGAGCGCACCCTGAAAATCGGTACCATTCAGCTGGCTGACTTTATCGAACAGCACTTCGTCATCAATGCCGCAAATAATCAACCGGTCACAATGGGCGCGGAAATTATCAATAATGCTCTGAATAAATGGCACAAATGAAGCGCGTTTTGCCAGCGAGTGAATAAACTCTTTATCCAGACAGATGCAGCTGAATAAATTATCGTAGACCGCATTAGAGGGTGTTTTGCCCGCGCCAAAATGAGAAAGCGCTAAATTAAACTCAGCATGCAGGCTCGCCAGCAGCGGATTATTCTTGCCCAGTTTGAGTTGCGGAAACGTTTCAGTGATATTCAACAGAATGAAGGGAAGCTGTTTTATTTTGCGCATGACTAATTCACTGGCAAGCAGCGTCCGGGCCATGCCTTCATCAATACGGATAAAGGCTGACACGGAATGCGCTTCAAATAATCCGCGATTCTGCTCCAGCAATCCAATCTGGCTTTGCAGCAGGCGTAACTGCTGCGACTCATCAAGCTGGGGAAGCAGCAGATCCTGAGGCAGGGTGATGGGCGCACTTTCATGCACAAACTGCGTTACCAGCTCGACAGCGGTCAACCGTCCGTCAACATCACAGACAGGATAAAACCAGATTTCCGACTGATAGTCGGCCGAGAGATGAATTTTCATTTTAATGCCAGAATATGCGGCGATAGGGATATCGTATAGGAATGGTCAGCCGCAGGCAATAGTGCCAAATCATTGAAGAGACGACCTTCTTTACGCTTCCATTGCCGTTTGGCAACAGCCGAACACGCTTAAGCCAAATAGTAGTGATAAAACACCGGTTATTAGTGGAATAAAATCAGCGATTATTCTGTTTATTAAAATCCCCGCCCTAAACGTTCATTTAAAATAAAACTTTTACTCGTTGTTTTAACTCTATTTAAAATTGGACTTAAGTCTGATTTCGCGAAGCTGCTGTTAAATACGGCGAGCCTGCCAGAACACTTTTCGCCAGTAGACATTGTCGAGTGAGGAGCGAATGACGCCCTGACTGGTCGAGGCGTGGATAAAAGCATTATCGGTATCATAGATGCCCACATGCAGGCCATTTTCACCGCGTCCGGTTTTGAAAAAGACCAGATCGCCTGGCAGCAGTTCATCTTTGCTGATGCGGGTGCCAATATCGCTTTGGGCTGAGGTGGTGCGCGGCAGTTGCAGTGCAAATTTATCGCGGAAGGTCAGATAGACAAAGCCGGAGCAATCAACGCCGTTACGACTCATGCCGCCATAACGATAAGGCGTACCGCGCCAGTGACCGAGCTGATCGTTCAGTTCCGCTATCACGGTGATTGAATCGGAAAGACGGCCATTAATCGGCGGGGCGTGATGACTGCATCCCGTCAGCAGCAGAACTAAAATCAGCAAACCCAGGCGCATCGCCAAATGTCCTTATCAGAAGTTGCAACCGGCATAATGTAGCGGTAAAGCCCGCCAGGTAGCAAGTGTCAGGGCAGAACGGTCAGCAGCGTGCGTCCTTCAAGTTCAATCTGCCGGAAAGCAATCTGGTAGAGCGGTGTCAGGCGCTGCGGCGTCAGAACCTCTGAAGGTTCGCCCTGCGCGATCACCTGCCCGCTATCCATCAGCCAGACCCTGTCTGCCTGCTGCAGGCTGTGGTTAAGATCGTGACTGCTGGCGACAACACTAACACCCGACGCACACAGCGCCGCAATCAGATCGTCCACCGCTTTTTGCTGGCCGATATCCAGCGCCGTCAACGGCTCATCAAGAATCAGCAGCCGCCCGCAGGGGTTGATGTGAGGATCGATCTGAGCACAGACGGCTGCCAGCCGGACGCGCTGCCATTCCCCGCCGGAGAGCCGGGTCAGTGAACGCGATAACTTATCCTGCAGCTGAAGCCGCTGCAGCAGCATGCTGAGACAGGCATCGGCCTGTGGCCCCACCGGTTTCAGGTGCAGACGCAGATAGTGCCAGACCGGCATCTGACTCAGTGGGGCCTGCTGCTGTGGCAGCCAGCCGCGCACCCTTGACAGTGCCGCGCCGTTCCAGTTACTCAGCGGCTGTTCATCCAGCAACACCCTGCCGGAGGCGGATTGCAGCCCCGCAATGACACTCAGTAAGGTGCTTTTACCGGCTCCGTTCGGGCCTGCAATGTGCAGCAGCTGACCGGCGGCAAGCTCGCCGGTCAGTGGCAGCAGCCGTCCGGGGACGGCGGACTGTTGCAGGCGCAACAGCATCTATTTTGCCAGCGCCTGTTTAATCGTTTCCAGAATGATGGGATCTTCCGGCGTCATGTCAGGTGCAAAACGCTGGATCACACTGCCGTCACGGCCAATCAGGAACTTTTCAAAGTTCCACAGGATGTCGCCCTGCTCTTTTGGCGCGCGCCCTTTACTCTCCATACGCTCGTAAAAACCGCTGCCTTCCGGACGCACCGCGTCAGGCCGGGCCGCAATCAGCTGCGCATAGAGCGGATGCCGCGCCGGGCCATTAACCTCGGTTTTGGCAAACAGCGGGAACGTTACGCCATAGGTGGTACTGCAGAAAGTTTTGATCTCCTCACTGCTGCCCGGTTCCTGCTCCAGAAACTGATTGCAGGGGAAGCCGAGGACGCTGAAGCCCTGATCCTGCCAGGCTTTCTGCAGATTCTCCAGCTCTTCGTATTGCGGCGTCAGGCCACATTTCGAGGCAACGTTGACGACCAGCAGGACTTTGCCCTGCCACTGTGACAGCGTGGTTTTTTCCCCGTCGAGCGTAACCAGTTCAGTCTCATAAATGTTCATGCTTTTTCCTGTAATGGATGCGGTTGTGGATGCAGAGCAGCCAGCCGAAGCTAGCGCGAAGATTTCACAAGTAAAATAATAAACAGTGGCGCGCCCAGTGTCGCCGTCACGACGCCTATCGGCAACTCCGCTGACGTCAGTGCCAGACGTGCTACGATATCAGCGGCCAGAAGCACCGCTGCGCCCGCCAGCGCCGATGCCGGCAGCAGATAGCGATGATCGCTGATGCCGCTCAGACGCAGCAGATGCGGGATAACCAGCCCGACAAAGCCAATGGCGCCAGCTATCGCGACGCTGATGCCCACCAGCCAGCCCATCGCCAGCACCAGCAGGTTACGCCAGAAGAAAAGTGACAGCCCGAGCTGACGGGCGGACGTCTCGCCCAGAGCCAGCAGATTGAGAATCGGCCCGGTCGCCCCCAGCGCGAGCATCACCGGCAGCAGTGCCAGCATCATCCAGCCATAGCGCCAGTCAATGCCGCTGAATCCCCCCATCATCCAGTACATCAGCTGACGCAGATCGAGACTGGTGCTGAAGTAGACCGCCCAGGTCATGATGGCACTGCAGATAATCCCCAGCGCCACGCCAGTCAGCAACAGCCGGGTGACCGAGAGCTGACGATGGGCAAAATGCAGCAGGATTAGCGTAATTATCAGCGCACCGGCCATCGCCGCCAGCCCCAGACTCCACAGCGAGCCGCTGCCTAGCAGAACGCCGAGCACCAGGCCGATACCCGCGCCGTTCGAAACGCCGAGCAGACCTGGCTCC
This genomic window contains:
- a CDS encoding protein adenylyltransferase SelO codes for the protein MSAGKASFDNTWFRELTGCYTALNPTPLAGGRLLYHNAPLATSMGLDSALFEGHGHDVWHGEALLPGMQPLAQVYSGHQFGVWAGQLGDGRGILLGEQRLDDGSKLDWHLKGAGLTPYSRMGDGRAVIRSSVREFLASEALHHLGIPTTRALTLSIGDEPVYRETTERGAMLMRISPSHLRFGHFEHFFYSQQQEKVQQLADYAIRHHWPHLEEEADRYQQWFTDIVLRTARLIALWQSVGFAHGVMNTDNMSILGLTIDYGPFGFLDDYQPDFICNHSDYQGRYSFENQPMIGMWNLNRLAHALSGLLTTEQLRTALSAYEPELMRVWGERMRAKLGLLTQQSSDNQILTDLLALMTQEHSDYTLTFRLLSETQQAESRSPLRDEFIDREAFDGWYQRYRNRLVDEQVSDAERQAVMKAANPAVILRNYLAQQAIEEAERGEQGALARLHQALQQPFSDQTAAEYRQRPPDWGKTLEVSCSS
- a CDS encoding EAL domain-containing protein is translated as MKIHLSADYQSEIWFYPVCDVDGRLTAVELVTQFVHESAPITLPQDLLLPQLDESQQLRLLQSQIGLLEQNRGLFEAHSVSAFIRIDEGMARTLLASELVMRKIKQLPFILLNITETFPQLKLGKNNPLLASLHAEFNLALSHFGAGKTPSNAVYDNLFSCICLDKEFIHSLAKRASFVPFIQSIIDNFRAHCDRLIICGIDDEVLFDKVSQLNGTDFQGALFPVVKSDALRSLLCADERMPSSQHPG
- a CDS encoding 3-deoxy-7-phosphoheptulonate synthase, whose translation is MNKTDELRTARIGSLITPASLAAEHPVSAAIADNVTAARKRIARILTGEDPRLLVVIGPCSLHEPKAALEYAARLNALRSRYEDRLEIVMRAYFEKPRTVVGWKGLISDPDLDGSYDVNRGIGIARKLLIDINALGLPTATEFLDMVIGQFIADLISWGAIGARTTESQIHREMASALSCPVGFKNGTDGNVQIAVDAIRAARASHMFLSPDKLGQMTIYQTSGNPHGHVILRGGKQPNYHASDVAAAAESLAAFNLPQQLVIDFSHGNCLKQHRRQMDVAAEVAEQIKSGSRAVAGVMIESFLEEGNQKVVSGEPLVYGQSITDPCLGWQESEQVLALLAEAVSHRL
- a CDS encoding C40 family peptidase, with the translated sequence MRLGLLILVLLLTGCSHHAPPINGRLSDSITVIAELNDQLGHWRGTPYRYGGMSRNGVDCSGFVYLTFRDKFALQLPRTTSAQSDIGTRISKDELLPGDLVFFKTGRGENGLHVGIYDTDNAFIHASTSQGVIRSSLDNVYWRKVFWQARRI
- a CDS encoding glutathione peroxidase — protein: MNIYETELVTLDGEKTTLSQWQGKVLLVVNVASKCGLTPQYEELENLQKAWQDQGFSVLGFPCNQFLEQEPGSSEEIKTFCSTTYGVTFPLFAKTEVNGPARHPLYAQLIAARPDAVRPEGSGFYERMESKGRAPKEQGDILWNFEKFLIGRDGSVIQRFAPDMTPEDPIILETIKQALAK
- the btuC gene encoding vitamin B12 ABC transporter permease BtuC gives rise to the protein MSLLDTFARQADQRGQKWLIALALMLSALLCLSLCAGDSWIAPSAWFSDSGQLFVWQLRLPRSLAVVLVGASLAVCGVVMQALFTNPLAEPGLLGVSNGAGIGLVLGVLLGSGSLWSLGLAAMAGALIITLILLHFAHRQLSVTRLLLTGVALGIICSAIMTWAVYFSTSLDLRQLMYWMMGGFSGIDWRYGWMMLALLPVMLALGATGPILNLLALGETSARQLGLSLFFWRNLLVLAMGWLVGISVAIAGAIGFVGLVIPHLLRLSGISDHRYLLPASALAGAAVLLAADIVARLALTSAELPIGVVTATLGAPLFIILLVKSSR
- the btuD gene encoding vitamin B12 ABC transporter ATP-binding protein BtuD gives rise to the protein MLLRLQQSAVPGRLLPLTGELAAGQLLHIAGPNGAGKSTLLSVIAGLQSASGRVLLDEQPLSNWNGAALSRVRGWLPQQQAPLSQMPVWHYLRLHLKPVGPQADACLSMLLQRLQLQDKLSRSLTRLSGGEWQRVRLAAVCAQIDPHINPCGRLLILDEPLTALDIGQQKAVDDLIAALCASGVSVVASSHDLNHSLQQADRVWLMDSGQVIAQGEPSEVLTPQRLTPLYQIAFRQIELEGRTLLTVLP